The following DNA comes from Vespula pensylvanica isolate Volc-1 chromosome 5, ASM1446617v1, whole genome shotgun sequence.
AACCTATTCGCTTCTGGACATTGCAATTTTGACAAATACTGAGTTACATTCCACAAGTGTTCGATCTTTTCCATAATCTCGTTATCACGAATTGAATTAAAGtcgtaatatttatcgaattaaataacCCTATCTTTAATaccaaataattattgaaagatGCGAAAATTTGGCGTATAACGCACAACTGAACGTACCTCGTAGTACTTACAGGAGATTATAACCTCAAACACGTTCACAGCAGTGCGGCCAACAGTGATATGATCTAATATTCCGTAGAAATATGATTACGGAAGAATCCGTCAGATGGCGATTCAATCTCAGCCGCGAAATTTTGAAGGGTTACAAAACAGCAAAAAGTTTTACTTTCTCATTATATgtgttaattttataatgaaaattataatagtaaCGATTTTTAAACTATAAACAAATACATGTATCAAATTCATGTATAtcataaatcattatataaactgtaaaaatgtaatagaaaCTTTTTTGCTTATTTTAACTTACATAGGAAGTATACAATGGAGTAAAACGTGAtttctcgtttattaattgattCTTAATAGcaatgtaaatttttctttaaattttactatttaatattatgcactgataaagtaatttatatttttcaacgttaaTGGACGAAACGTTTTACTTCAATCTTATGGATTCTGCTGAAATCTGCTTgcatagaaatttataaatgtataaatgtaatatatgaaCACATCTCGTGTGATCACTGCCAATTCATATTATGACCATTAAtcgtaaatcaaataaaaaattataacttcAAAATATCTTGTACCGCTAAAGTGATCTTATGCGCGCTAATGCCATAGTTATCCACTAAGACATTAGGAGGACCAGATCTTGGTACTTCAGGTACAGCAagttttttaacaataatatttcgttcCAAAGAAACGGCAGAAGCTACCGCTTCTCCTAGACCACCTTCGACATAATGATCTTCGACAGTTACGATTTTACCGCCAATCTCTTTAGCATTCTTTAGAATTGTTTGCGCATCAATAGGTTTAATAGTAAACGGATCGATTACACGAATATTTATGCCGGCCTTTGCTAACTCGTCAGCTGCTTTAAGTGCTTCGTGCAGAGTTATTCCAGCACCTACAACAAGAACTTGATCTTTTGCAGTAGATCTCAATACTTTAGCTTTCCCGGGAGCAAATGtttcatcgtttttatataaaaccgGTGTAGCTGGACGCGAGGTACGAATGAAACAAATGCCTTTCGTATTAGCAGCCAATTCTATGGCACGTTCGGTAGAAACTGCATCGCACGGATAAAATACCGTTGATCCAGGTATCGTGCGGAACATAGCGATATCCTCCAAACCCATTTGTGATGGTCCATCTTCACCGATGGACACACCACAATGTGAGCCAACAAAATTTACGTTCGTTTGAGAAATTGCACCCATACGAATCTACACCATTAAAACAAATAACGTTAACAGATTACGTAGACTTGATATTTctcaagataataataatgataataataattattataattataattataattataatgatgatgatgattatgatgatgatatatcatttttacctGATCAAAGGCACGTGTAAAGAATGTAGCAAATGCAGAGACAAAAGCAACAGCTCGATCCCTGCAAGCAGTACCGATGGCAACACCGACAATATTCTGTTCAGCTATGAAACCTTCAATAAACCTAGTTGGATCGACAGTCTTTATTTTCTCAGCAAAAGTAGAATTCTTAGTGTCGCCATCCAAAGCTATCACGCGTGAATTATTCTTCGCTAactaatgaaaaaaacaaaataaacttTACAACGTGTAATTAACCTCTGATATAAatagacaaatataaataGGCAAATATAAATAGACAGACCTTAGCAAGAGCAGTGCCATAAGCTAATCTAGTAGCTACTTGTTCTCCGAGTTTATAACTTGGAGGCGAGGCcaatttaatgttattaatgtCTATTACAGGAGCATCATCAACTAATGGTTTTTGAGGATGCAATCCTAAAGGAccagaattttttaaaagtccGGTCAAATGCTACAAAaagtgaatattt
Coding sequences within:
- the LOC122629635 gene encoding transketolase-like protein 2 isoform X2, translating into MVSSTEVTKLQDLANKLRLQSIKATESSKSGHPTSCSSMAEIMSVLFFHTMRYKVSAPRDPSSDRFILSKGHAAPILYAAWAEAGLFPVSELLNLRKFDSDLEGHPTPRLNFVDVGTGSLGQGLSVAAGMAYVGKNFDKASYRVYCLIGDGEAAEGSIWEALHFSSYYKLDNLCAIFDINRLGQSEPTSLQHNMEVYRKRLEAFGFNALVVDGHDVEELAKAFHEAQNTKGRPTAILAKTFKGKNFPTIEDLENWHGKPLGNKANEVIQHLTGLLKNSGPLGLHPQKPLVDDAPVIDINNIKLASPPSYKLGEQVATRLAYGTALAKLAKNNSRVIALDGDTKNSTFAEKIKTVDPTRFIEGFIAEQNIVGVAIGTACRDRAVAFVSAFATFFTRAFDQIRMGAISQTNVNFVGSHCGVSIGEDGPSQMGLEDIAMFRTIPGSTVFYPCDAVSTERAIELAANTKGICFIRTSRPATPVLYKNDETFAPGKAKVLRSTAKDQVLVVGAGITLHEALKAADELAKAGINIRVIDPFTIKPIDAQTILKNAKEIGGKIVTVEDHYVEGGLGEAVASAVSLERNIIVKKLAVPEVPRSGPPNVLVDNYGISAHKITLAVQDILKL
- the LOC122629635 gene encoding transketolase-like protein 2 isoform X1, translated to MASYHKPESKTIQELKDIANKLRIHSIEATQACKSGHPTSCSSMAEIMSVLFFHTMRYKVSAPRDPSSDRFILSKGHAAPILYAAWAEAGLFPVSELLNLRKFDSDLEGHPTPRLNFVDVGTGSLGQGLSVAAGMAYVGKNFDKASYRVYCLIGDGEAAEGSIWEALHFSSYYKLDNLCAIFDINRLGQSEPTSLQHNMEVYRKRLEAFGFNALVVDGHDVEELAKAFHEAQNTKGRPTAILAKTFKGKNFPTIEDLENWHGKPLGNKANEVIQHLTGLLKNSGPLGLHPQKPLVDDAPVIDINNIKLASPPSYKLGEQVATRLAYGTALAKLAKNNSRVIALDGDTKNSTFAEKIKTVDPTRFIEGFIAEQNIVGVAIGTACRDRAVAFVSAFATFFTRAFDQIRMGAISQTNVNFVGSHCGVSIGEDGPSQMGLEDIAMFRTIPGSTVFYPCDAVSTERAIELAANTKGICFIRTSRPATPVLYKNDETFAPGKAKVLRSTAKDQVLVVGAGITLHEALKAADELAKAGINIRVIDPFTIKPIDAQTILKNAKEIGGKIVTVEDHYVEGGLGEAVASAVSLERNIIVKKLAVPEVPRSGPPNVLVDNYGISAHKITLAVQDILKL